In the genome of Coregonus clupeaformis isolate EN_2021a chromosome 1, ASM2061545v1, whole genome shotgun sequence, one region contains:
- the LOC121532937 gene encoding phosphatidylcholine:ceramide cholinephosphotransferase 1-like: MKKVAQWSTEDVLQWLTNEGMQEYSEAFRHLDGQGLLQLSKADFQTAPLALVTSDRGRQLLDKMETLRIEHHIEAHKNGHANGHSILTVNNEVNGNKPKRNGLINGFHKEQVQIPMPEINRSPFPEEWGKTGVACIYAMICFVSTTIMISVVHERVPPKEATPPLPDKFFDFFDRVDWAFSICEINGMILVSLWLLQLALLKYRSIVGRRFFFIVGTLYLYRCITMYITTLPVPGMHFKCSPKLFGDWESQMRRVMKMIAGGGLTITGSHHMCGDYLYSGHTVMLTLCYLFIKEYSPKRFWWYHLICWLLCAVGLFCILLAHDHYSIDVVVAYFITTRLFWWYHTMANQQVLKESSQSNLFSRVWWYRIFQYLEQNVTGIVPRNYQMPLSWPPAQWSQVKYSRIDTECP; the protein is encoded by the exons ATGAAGAAAGTGGCCCAGTGGTCAACGGAGGACGTGCTCCAGTGGCTGACCAATGAGGGAATGCAGGAATACTCTGAGGCCTTCCGCCATCTGGACGGCCAGGGCCTCCTGCAGCTCTCCAAGGCGGACTTCCAGACGGCCCCTCTGGCCCTTGTCACCTCGGACAGAGGCAGACAGCTCCTGGACAAGATGGAGACTCTCAGGATAGAGCACCACATTGAAGCACATAAAAACGGGCACGCCAACGGACACTCCATCTTGACCGTCAACAATGAGGTAAATGGGAACAAGCCCAAGAGGAACGGTCTGATCAATGGGTTCCACAAGGAGCAGGTTCAGATCCCCATGCCTGAGATCAACCGCTCTCCGTTCCCTGAGGAGTGGGGGAAGACTGGCGTGGCTTGCATCTACGCCATGATCTGCTTCGTCTCCACCACAATCATGATCTCCGTGGTCCATGAACGAGTGCCTCCCAAAGAGGCTACTCCGCCCCTGCCAGACAAATTCTTTGACTTTTTCGACCGAGTAGACTGGGCTTTTTCCATATGCGAAATCAACGGTATGATACTGGTCAGCCTGTGGCTTCTACAGTTGGCGCTGTTAAAATATAG GTCCATCGTTGGTCGACGTTTCTTCTTCATCGTTGGCACACTCTACCTATACAGGTGTATCACCATGTACATAACCACTCTCCCTGTGCCAGGGATGCATTTCAAGTGCTCTCCTAAG CTGTTTGGTGACTGGGAGTCCCAAATGCGCCGAGTCATGAAGATGATTGCAGGAGGAGGTCTGACCATCACTGGCTCGCACCACATGTGTGGGGACTACCTTTAcagtggccacacagtcatgctGACGCTCTGCTATCTCTTCATTAAAGAGT ACTCTCCAAAGCGGTTCTGGTGGTACCATTTGATCTGCTGGCTGCTCTGTGCTGTAGGCCTCTTCTGCATTCTCTTGGCTCATGACCACTACTCCATAGACGTGGTGGTGGCTTACTTCATCACCACACGCCTATTCTGGTGGTACCACACCATGGCCAACCAGCAA GTGCTGAAGGAATCATCGCAGAGCAACCTTTTCTCAAGGGTGTGGTGGTACCGAATTTTCCAGTACCTGGAACAGAATGTCACAGGCATCGTCCCTCGGAACTACCAGATGCCGCTGTCATGGCCACCGGCCCAATGGAGTCAAGTGAAGTACAGCCGGATCGACACAGAGTGCCCGTGA